A window of the Dermacentor variabilis isolate Ectoservices unplaced genomic scaffold, ASM5094787v1 scaffold_12, whole genome shotgun sequence genome harbors these coding sequences:
- the LOC142566220 gene encoding uncharacterized protein LOC142566220, which produces MSDLKDELCKMQEKNASKPMEVLEAEISALDPKQQECVRQCFSAAKKKSSKGNVYSKAWILECILMKMKSAKLYEHLRNHNIICLPSKSTLKRYLRAYKANFGFSHRVLRQLKKKTRRMDSFKLRGGLLVDEIKLSEHLNVTSCGRIEGFVDLGPFTTDGQNVPSDHGMVVMFVPFTGRWSQMIGTFATSGNVKAEMLAKILIEATIVAEASGLLVDFITCDGASWNRRMWNLLGIGVKNGKITCSREHPVDPSRQLFFLSDFPHLLKCLRNSLLKGPLNTPSGMVSIQPVKQAFKLDSSQLTLKAMPGLTSAHLEPNGFEKMRVTLAFQLFGNRVINGLHFYKEKLESSWGNIDATISFFR; this is translated from the exons ATGAGTGACCTGAAAGATGAGCTCTGCAAGATGCAAGAGAAAAATGCTTCTAAGCCTATGGAAGTGCTCGAGGCAGAAATCTCAGCCCTGGATCCTAAACAGCAAGAATGCGTGAGACAGTGTTTCtcggcagcgaaaaaaaaaagcagcaagggaAATGTGTACAGTAAAGCTTGGATTCTCGAATGCATATTAATGAAGATGAAAAGTGCCAAGTTGTATGAACATCTCCGaaatcacaacattatttgccTGCCAAGCAAGAGTACACTAAAGCGCTATTTACGGGCTTACAAAGCCAATTTCGGGTTCAGCCACAGAGTACTTCGCCAACTGAAGAAAAAAACTCGACGCATGGATAGCTTCAAACTTCGTGGCGGCCTTTTGGTTGATGAAATCAAATTGTCTGAACACCTAAATGTGACATCATGTGGTCGTATTGAAGGGTTCGTTGACTTGGGCCCGTTTACAACTGACGGACAGAATGTTCCATCTGATCATGGGATGGTCGTAATGTTTGTGCCGTTTACTGGCCGATGGTCGCAAATGATTGGCACTTTTGCTACTAGTGGCAATGTCAAGGCTGAAATGCTGGCAAAAATTCTAATAGAAGCCACAATTGTCGCCGAGGCCAGTGGACTTCTGGTTGATTTCATTACATGTGATGGTGCGTCATGGAATCGTCGTATGTGGAACCTATTGGGAATTGGCGTAAAGAATGGAAAGATCACATGCAGCCGAGAACACCCTGTGGACCCTTCTCGACAGTTGTTTTTCCTATCGGATTTTCCCCATCTACTAAAATGCCTGAGGAACTCTCTACTCAAAGGTCCTCTGAACACTCCAAGTGGTATG GTTTCCATCCAGCCTGTCAAACAGGCCTTCAAGCTCGACTCGAGCCAGCTCACTCTAAAGGCAATGCCTGGCTTGACATCTGCACACCTGGAACCTAATGGGTTTGAAAAGATGAGGGTCACACTTGCATTCCAGCTATTTGGAAATCGTGTTATCAATGGCCTACACTTCTACAAGGAGAAGTTAGAATCGTCTTGGGGCAACATTGATGCAACAATATCATTCTTCAGGTAA